GGGGATAAACTGAAGCACTTGAGGTTTACAGGCCACTGGCTCTTTGTGTGAATCTCCAAAACATGTCCCTGTCCTCCAAGTGTGCAAATATGTGCATACAGGTTATGGCTGAGTTCCTGGCACAGAAATATGAGTTCCTGAATGAGGCAATTAAAGATAAATGGTGCCCGGACTCTCAGAGTGTGAAGTAAAGAGCACAACACAGCAGAGACCCGTCCATGGATGATATCACAGCCTGGAGCTGCTGCCACACGAAGGAAACGCACCGCCACCCACTTACTGAAGTCTAAAATCAAGACAAGGAATGAGAAGATATtaaaggagaaaggaaagaggaaaacatgttcattttttttctaatttctgaAATCACTTATGGCAGCATTTTGAGAAGAATTTCCTACCAGTGCAGCTCTGTGTGGTGTCTGGGTATTCAGCAGGCTGACAGGCAGGGTTGGCAAACATCAGAGATGAAGATTTAACTATGTGCTGCACGAAGTCCAGCAGCATCACACAGGCTGGCTCTGAGCTGGACTTCTTATTTAGCCCTAAAGCAACTGGAAGAAAAGACAACCGTTTTGTTCAAAGAGCTGGTACACATACAGAGGATAAGTCAAATATTCTTGCAATATTAACTTGAAAAGTCACTAAATGATAAAAAGCTTAAAGAAAGACACTGATTTAAACTCCAGGTACAATATTTATTCAAAAGAATCTGAGAAGCCAAGAGTTAATTACCAAGTAAACTACTGGAGATCATAAATTTATACAACAGCAGCAAGAAGACAGAAGCAGACACAGGTTTATATTAGTTGTACTTTTCCTATCTGTAGTCACACCCGATGTGCCCTCTTTGTGTTTTGGAACTCCTAACACAGACTGGGTTTCTGTTTGCCGAACAAACACCTGCCAGCAATGTGAACTGCTGTTATATCACCTTCATATTGCAAAGGGGAAGTTACAGGTGCAGGTGTAGAGTAAGGGGCAAGATTCATGCAAGTGGGGGGAAGACAAAAACTAATATGGTTTATAACAAACTCTGCGTACTAAATGTAATAAAGGTAAAGATAAAGGAATTTAAGGAATAAAGGAAGCATGTCTGATGTGCACACATGAGCTTGTTAGGGTTTAAACCTGCTTacttttttgtgacattttcatatttcatatcatcaaacacattttaatattagacaaagataacctgatTAAATTCAAAGTGTAGTTCTTAAATTTTGATTTCATTaaataagagaaagaaaagctaCCGAAACCTACCTGGCCCTGACTGAAACAGTAATTCCTCCCtttttaaatcatgaattaattgTGATTTACCACATTGGTTGAAAGCTCAATTTAATTTCACAAGTAACACCCAGACGTGATTACTGCCAGGCTTGTTGAATCAAGAAATGCCTTAAATAGAACCTATCTGAGGTGAAGTAGGTTAAAAGAActgtctggaaagggttacaaaaccatttctaaggctttgagACTCCAGTGATCCACGGATTTTAACAGTGGAAAACATTCCCAGGAGTAGACAGCCTATCAAAATTGCTCAGAGAGTGCATCAACAACTCATCCATTAAGTCACAAAAGAACCAAGAATAATGTTCAGTGATCCCACACCCACCAGGAAGTCTTAagtgcttaaaaaaaaccccataaagaTCAAAATGAAAGTTCTGCAGcggcctagtcaaagtccaggcttaaatctaatttaaatgctttggcatgaccttaaacagaCCGCTCATGCTTGAAAAACTTCCAATATGGCTGATCTTATGTGAAAGACTTGTTGCAACTTATCACCATCACTTGACTGCAGTTCTTCCTGTTAAGgttggcacaaccagttattaggtttagggggcagTTACTTTTTCACAAAGGTTTGGATagtttttttcctatttttataataataataataattattattattattattattattattattattagtagtagtagtagtagtagtagtattatcagtattattattttacaggAGTTTTTCAGGAATTCATAACCTGCATGTTACATTTACTCAGGCTAtctctatttttaaaatttgtctgatgatctgaaacatgcaagtgtgacaaatatacaaaaaaagaaagaaaaagaaatcagcaCAGTATATTAGCAAGGGGAAATAGCAGTCATTGTAAGCAACAACTTAAGGGAATGTGTCAGCAGATAAGTCTGACAGTGTACACCAaaaagctgtttgtttgttttttactgatgTCCTTTCAGAGGCTTTTATTATGGTGACCACCCCAAGTAAGTGTCGATAACACCGCCTTACCGACATCCACATCTGTCAGTATCCTGTCGATGAACTGGCAGAGAATCTGTCGAGGTTTCTGTACCACCTGGTCGTACTCTGCAGCGCTCGCACTGCAAACATCAGCACGATGTTATTCACAGAGACATGATGAAGCAACGGTTTTTATCGACTTCAATAAGTAAAGACGAGGACTCACTTTAGCCCAAATGACTGGTACTGTTAACTACTTAGCTCTTAGCCAACTTTAGCCGTGTACTCACCTAGCTAGCTCCTGAAGAGCCGGTATCATCGCAGACATTTCCAGACCTTCCATTTTTAAACTTTGTATGTCCCTGTTCGATAAAACTCTTTAATACATTAATATATGGCTCTATCTAATCATTTTTAACCAGTACACATCTCCACGTCTCCTTCTGCCTGTCAAGTCTTTCCAAAACTTTCGCTCCAAAATGACGTTTCTGTTTTGATACGGAAGCCAGCGAGGGTCTATAAGctcaaacaaaaagcaaactaGTAAGAGCTTCCTCTGGTCGTTAAAGTAACGTTAAAGTATGTCTTTTACGGCaggaaaaaatatgtaaaaaaaaaaaattttttttaattgttaataGTAAAAGTACCACAGGCCCATAGTAAATGTCTTACAATGTAGGCAGGGTAAAAATATACAcaacagtgattttttttttcaaaggagAAGTAAaaaggtgaaataaaaaaatctaactGAGACTGTGCAAAGGAGTAGTGCAATTGCAGTAGTAAATAATGTGTAAAAAGAGGGTATAATACAAGATATATAATGTAAATATTTGTGAAACTGTGTATGCCTGCCTACAACTGTGTTACTTTACTATTCATGAGGCAATGTTGTATTTTGTGATTAGAGTTTAATGTATGTCTTAATTAAGTTGCTAAATTTAAAATTACAGTAGAATTTCTTAAATCAGTTAAATGGTATTTATATAGTACaagtcacaacaaaagtcacatcAAAAcactttatattgcaaggtaaagaACCTACAATAACAAGAGAAACACAAGTGTTTCTGTTCCTTTATTCACCATGCAGCTTTTTGAAACAAGATGTATAAGATGCTTCCCCTTATCTAAAGGGGAGACTGAAACATATTAGAAAattggtaaaaaataaatagataaatatcaAGTAATGTCAGATTATTGTCACCTCCCATCTTTCAAGTATTTTTAACCTTAAAGTTTTCAGTTATGCCCATTTTTAGAAGCTATGTAGAAAATCCAGATTTTTGCTTTTGATGGCTTTTGATTCAATTATATTTCATGCACTTCTGAACTAATATACATGTTATAACCAATTTGCTCTTTACTTCTGAAGTCCAGAAGGAATTTGTATTTTGATACACAAAACATTCACAGGTATTTCGTACATTTAACAGATtctctttattaattaaatagcAATATTTAATGAACAACATTTACAGacataaaatgtatttgatAGAACAGATGTGTgtataattctgctttttcttctgCTGGATCTCTGGCTCATATTGCAGAAGAAGTAAATAGAATGGGTTAAGTATAATAAAGCAAAGAACAATATTCCATAAAATCACGTATAAAAGAAAGAATTATCTTTATTGATGGAAAATGAtatacagcttttttttcttgcaaacGAATAATAGACAATGCtagactgtttttgttttgtacgCACGGCGAGGTTAAAACTCAAAGTAaaggaataaaaataattttttaaaagtaaaatacaaatatattttttcatctTCATTCAGTGTTGTTTGTACCCACTTCAGGGTTTGGCTTTCTTCATACCATGCCCCATGAGGCAGGCAAACACAGTCATCACCATCTTGGGATTGACCTCCACCAAATCGTCAGGCAGAGCGTAGACACGAGCGCCAATCTTACGAGCCAATGAGATTGCATACCTGGCAGCAGcacagaaggagagaggagtAAGGAAATTATAAAAGAGCGAAAAATCCAAAGTGGTTGGGAgtttaaaaaagtttatttcttACTTGGCATTGTTGATTTTATCATCTTTCTTCAGCACTCCATTTTCTCCTCTTGCTACCACGTGGAACTTGACCATTCCCGGAGCGATTACATCGATCAGGTCAATCACTGGCAGGCTGGTGCTGATCAGCTTGTCCTGcaaaaaacaggcaaaaagGGGTTTAAAGCACACAGTCTTTTGATATCAAACCATTTCACAAACAAAGATACACACCTTGAAGCTGCTGATTTGTGTGTCCTTTCCATTCTGGCTCAGCATCTTGTTGACCCAGTCCAGGATGATTTGATCTACCACCCTCTCTCCATCACCCAAATCGGACAAAACCTGAACTGTGTACCTGGAGGATTGTAAGAAGTAAAGGTAACTGAAACTATACAATGAGCAGCAGCGCCAAACCACGGACTGTCTGTTTTCACCAAACAATGTACTATAGCAAGCAAAACATCCTGCAGCTCTGCGTGCACATACCTCCTCATCAGCTGCCAGACCAGCCCTAAGGTGTGTACACGACTCCCCTCGTTTAGATTTACTCCTCCAATTCCAACCAGGGAGAAGCGGGCAACATTCCTGCCCAGGTCCACAGCATAGTTACAGTTTTCCAGCTGGGatacagggaaaaaaacaaaaaacaacattgcATCTCTCATATTTCCCACTGCTGTGCGTTTCCTGTCATCATCACTGTGCTCTGCTTGTTAGCATGTAGTACCTTCTTCATATTGGCCCCCAGCGCAGGATAAGGAGGGCGGTTGACTTTCTTCCAGTCCACAGGCACATTGACCTTATCATAAAGCTGCAGAATCACCAAGCCGTCACACAGGTCACTggaaaaaaacaatgacacagatAATTGATTtcaatagaagaagaagaaaaaatgaccACCACTGAGAACACTTAGAGCATGTCCTCTCTATTTTTATTGAATTATGGAGTTTTAGCAGTCTTAGAGGGAGCTCATGTTTTACTGTGCTTTAAagctaataaataataataataacacttaTAATTAGATAAGGGATTTATTATTTTCAAACTATATTTTCAATGCTGTCTGCATGAGGAAAGCATTAAAATTTAAGATTAAAGCTAAGCCCATATCTTACTCTTGTGGAGTCTTCAGTAGAATGTTATATGAGGACACTCATGCTAATCATTAAATGAAGCTGAACCTTGATTTACAGGTCCATTCACCCTAAATAACTGATATGGTCAACATGATTATGTATAACTGATGACATACTGGTAAAGATGGTGCACATGTGGAGAAACACCCAGAGAGTTCATCCAGTTGcgaaatgttttttcttctctggtCTCCTCTGGAATTATATGAAGACATCATACATGTTATCATACAGCTGACTTCATCTATAGTCTAGACGTCAAACACTCAAGAACCTATTATCATCTCTGGCTTTTTATTGGTCTATGGCACGTATAACTAGCATAGCATTACGTCTGTTTTCTGCATGCTGATTTTATGGCTAATATGCCTCTGTGTACTGTACAGTTCAGCATTTTATGATTCTGTCGTGTAATTGTAAGGCCAAGATGTAGTGGTGAATATATCTCACTCTCTATGTGCTCTAAATTGCCTCCGTTCATCAGAAACTTCTGCAGACCGGGGTGCATGTTGAACAGGTTGGCCACGAAGGCCATGTTCAGTTTGCTGTTTCCAGATGTGACATCACGAGCAGTAACAAACTGCCTGCAGTCCAGTTTGGCTGCCTGCTGCAGCATCAGCTCAGCCCTTTTCTCCAAATCCCACTCCttcacaacaaacacacacacagacatgtatGCATAGAAGAACAGACACTATGTGGATATAATCATATCAGAATTTGAAGAAAACTGgttaaaatgacagaaagaagTGTTGATCTTTACATTTAGCTTCATTTATTAGTTTCTCACTGTTATGTGAACATTTTTTGGCTCACATTGAGGCCGCTCATGTCaatttttatcttcatttgGAATTCATCCTCCTCACAGGAAGTGATCTGATCCATCAGGTGGAAGTAGGCCCGTGAGTCCTTCGGTGGGAGAGTACAAGATGGGGTTACACTCATGACACTGTGTATTCACATGTATGTGTATTTGTTCTGCACGGTACCTTGATGTCTTCGCTGAAGTTGCTGATTGTTTCCGTTCCTGCGTTGCGTAGATGATAGTTGACCCAGCGGAGCAGCAACTCGTCAGGGGGGAGAGACATTAGGTGCTCCAGTGATTCTCCATCTTCTAGAAGGGCAATCAAACCTAAAAACACATAACAGCAGTTAATCAACTGTTAAAGCAAGAAAGAGGAAATTAATCGGGGCGATCggggctcaagagttggcagctcgtcttgtaatcggaaggttgccggttcgagccccggctccgacagtctcgattgttgtgtccttgggcaagacacttcacctgttgcctactggtggtggtcagagggcccggtggcgccagtgtctggcagccttgcctctgtcagtgcaccccagggcggctgtggctacaatgtagcttgccatcaccagtgtgtgaatgggtggatgactgaatgtgtaaagtgctttggggtccttagggactaagtaaagtgctatacaaatacaggccatttaccatttaatcaaaaactgcatttttaccTAGAAGCAGCAAGACACTCTCAATTAAAAGTAATACAGTTGTGGTTATGCTGGTCAAAGTAAAGAAGACATGCAAAGGAATGAGCTAATTTGTTacgaaaaaagcaaaaaaaaattcaaagatTTGTAACATATTTTTGTACCTAGAGGCTGTATGATTACagataatataatataacatataaaaataaaataaaataaagcaccaaatgtgttttctgcttacagaaaagaaatatataatcacaaacactttcaaattattttcttttctttttttaaaattgtcagATGGTTCAATAAAcgctcatttaaaaaaatgttttctggcgattatttcatggttcaggcttgTAGGGGTTAAACCCCAGTGTACTGAGCTCCGACGAAGACTCTGTTATACAGTTTTGACCTAACAAGCTCCACTGTTTTGCcttaatttttacatttcaaaccTCTCCTTTGAACTGCATCACACATGGGTGAGTGCTGTAAATGTGaagttgtgtgtgtgcatgcaggtGTGCACTGACCTTGGTTCCTGCTGATTTCTATGTCAGCAAAGAGGCCAATCTTGATAACCTGCCAGAGCAATCCCAGAACCAGGTGGGGTTTTCCAGCCATCAAGTCATGGGCATCCATGCTCACCACCGTGCACCCAATAGCTGAGGCTGAATTTGAGGCCAAGACCAGGTTctcctacaaacacacactgcatcAGCATTTCAAATCAAAGTCTGAAACAGTGTCATGTCATACAGCagtgtttctgttgtttaaacAGCTCAGCGAAAATAGAGACTACAGACTGAATCCTGCCAATAACAAGAAACTAAGCAGAAATAAGCAGAAGCTGAAAATGGACAAATATCATCCAGGAAGAAGTGTTCATGGGATATAAcacagcagaagaaaaagaagaggacaATGCAGTAAAAAGTTAATATATTACAGGCTTTTTTGCAAAGTCCAACATTCCAGGAGAATCAGTATATTCAGGATAACACATTAACACATTTACTGCCTATCATCATCTCAGTTGACATCCATATGTTCAGTAGAGGACTTATCATGTGCCAGCTACAGTAAATCTCTCCCAATACATTCAAGTCTTTTAAAGTAGTCGTGTCTTAAATGAGGATTTCCCTTCACTaccttcatttttctttttacttttttaggtGCAACAAAGGTCATAAGCTAGCctcttataaaaaaaaacaacagcagactCTTGTCTGCACAGAATCTGGCAAGCTGATTACGCCTGCTTCCACTACCCCTCAAGATTTATTGCTTAGTTTAGTAAACAAGCTGATGATATAGTTTTATAGATGCTCTCAGCTAAAATTTGGCAGGAATTGTGCAGttattcttttctttccaaataaCATGGATTGGTGATATGAATATATGTATTTACCCACTCACTCAGAACTGCTACTCACTCTCATATGAAAGGTGGTCGGTTTCCTAGTGTTGATGACTCTTTCATCAATCGTGTCTGGCTGAGAATGGTTGATCATCTTgctgaaagagattttttttttaaacaagcaaAAGAGTGAATTGAGTCTGAATCTAGTTTAAGATGAGTGTAACTTAGAGTCAGATTTGGGCACTGGGTCGTCACAAGTTTGATTCCTGACCCTTTAGTGCTCTCAATTCCCCCTTTTTATATCCAACATTTATTGTTTATCTCTGCCATCTGATAGTTCACTTGCTATCTTTCGTCTGTGAAAGATAGCAAGTGTAAAATAAGGAGAGACACACTGAGAAAATGTGAGCAGGAAGGAGCTCTGAAACACTATAAAACAATAGTAAAACAAGATTACaccatttttcttttaaccttTGCTACAACATAAAAGTGCAAACTAAAAATGTTTATAGATGTGCTTATTCTTGGTTGCCTGTGTGCATGAGCTTGTGTTAATACCATAAGAGGATGCCATCGCGGACGGAGGTGAAGAGGCTTTCATCGTCAGGGTTCATGGGCAGCAGATGTTGGCAGTCTGGATCTTTTGCCAAAGATTTGTTGATCCAATTTACAAAAGCCACCTTCTCCTCatctaaacacacacataaatttcTGCAGTAAGTAATGTAGGACCTTACACAATTAGCCACTCAGCTGATTAGTAGACTGTTTATGATGTTTATTATAATAAATTATGGTGTTGGACTGAACTGTTTAATCACAAAGATAGACTATTAACTCTCTGCAGGCCTCAGGGAAACATTTTCCACTATTATCTGACGTTtaatacacaaaaaaaataaaatttaattaaacagcCAAGAAAATCAAAGGGAAGCCTACAGTTGTTTTGTGCCACATCAAATAAACATTATAATGCTGTTACATTAAATTATAATTCATTTAATAATCTACATTAGAGCCAaaaattctatttttttcaAGGACTTCATCTTTGCCTTCttctgattttttaaaaagctatgCTGAATTAAAATAACTAACCAAGAGTTTGAGATACAGAATAGCTGTAAATAGAAATTACATAATCTGTATAGCGAAAATAAATTCCTAGTAAATGAGGTCCAGTTGCTAACATTAATAAACACTTTTAACCAGTAATAACTGATATATTACGTTTTATATAATGTTTATTAAATTAAGGATTAATTAAGGATACCTTATAAGTGGATTTAAAGACCTACTCACGTGGCCCTAAAATgagattagaatagaatagaatagaatatccTTCAGAGGAGCAGTTGATGTCTTCAGGGCATTTAACATTATAAGGTATTTGCTTTCACTAACATCTTTGCTTTACAAGCTGGAGCTAATCATGCACACAAAAATCGTTCACTGGTGCGATCATTGGAAATTCatcactaacacacacacacacacacacacatacacacacacgcttgtTGTCCCTCACCAGCGTAGGAATGTTGGGTTCCCTCGCTAGAGATTCCCGATGTTCC
Above is a window of Oreochromis niloticus isolate F11D_XX linkage group LG19, O_niloticus_UMD_NMBU, whole genome shotgun sequence DNA encoding:
- the pls1 gene encoding plastin-1 isoform X2, which gives rise to MDSHVIQISRDDLEDLKDAFNKIDIDNSGYVSEGELQELFKEANFSLPGYKVREILKTFIAGDTNRDGKISFEEFVSIYQDLKSRQISETFKKIVSRRDGIRSFGGTSGISSEGTQHSYADEEKVAFVNWINKSLAKDPDCQHLLPMNPDDESLFTSVRDGILLCKMINHSQPDTIDERVINTRKPTTFHMRENLVLASNSASAIGCTVVSMDAHDLMAGKPHLVLGLLWQVIKIGLFADIEISRNQGLIALLEDGESLEHLMSLPPDELLLRWVNYHLRNAGTETISNFSEDIKDSRAYFHLMDQITSCEEDEFQMKIKIDMSGLNEWDLEKRAELMLQQAAKLDCRQFVTARDVTSGNSKLNMAFVANLFNMHPGLQKFLMNGGNLEHIEKETREEKTFRNWMNSLGVSPHVHHLYHDLCDGLVILQLYDKVNVPVDWKKVNRPPYPALGANMKKLENCNYAVDLGRNVARFSLVGIGGVNLNEGSRVHTLGLVWQLMRRYTVQVLSDLGDGERVVDQIILDWVNKMLSQNGKDTQISSFKDKLISTSLPVIDLIDVIAPGMVKFHVVARGENGVLKKDDKINNAKYAISLARKIGARVYALPDDLVEVNPKMVMTVFACLMGHGMKKAKP
- the pls1 gene encoding plastin-1 isoform X1, whose translation is MDSHVIQISRDDLEDLKDAFNKIDIDNSGYVSEWELQELFKEASLSLPGYKVREIVETFIAGDTNKDGKISFEEFVSIYQDLKSRQISETFKKIVSRRDGIRSFGGTSGISSEGTQHSYADEEKVAFVNWINKSLAKDPDCQHLLPMNPDDESLFTSVRDGILLCKMINHSQPDTIDERVINTRKPTTFHMRENLVLASNSASAIGCTVVSMDAHDLMAGKPHLVLGLLWQVIKIGLFADIEISRNQGLIALLEDGESLEHLMSLPPDELLLRWVNYHLRNAGTETISNFSEDIKDSRAYFHLMDQITSCEEDEFQMKIKIDMSGLNEWDLEKRAELMLQQAAKLDCRQFVTARDVTSGNSKLNMAFVANLFNMHPGLQKFLMNGGNLEHIEKETREEKTFRNWMNSLGVSPHVHHLYHDLCDGLVILQLYDKVNVPVDWKKVNRPPYPALGANMKKLENCNYAVDLGRNVARFSLVGIGGVNLNEGSRVHTLGLVWQLMRRYTVQVLSDLGDGERVVDQIILDWVNKMLSQNGKDTQISSFKDKLISTSLPVIDLIDVIAPGMVKFHVVARGENGVLKKDDKINNAKYAISLARKIGARVYALPDDLVEVNPKMVMTVFACLMGHGMKKAKP